The region GTTATAGTAGTGGCaaaataatcacataaaaaaGCACTTTGCTGATGGTTAAACTGAATTGCCATTATCTCTTTGGAATGAAGAAGGAGTGTTGTATGGTTCTGGAATACTAATTTCACATCATGGCTTTTCAGAatgtaaaaacatatattttgatAAGGTACTGGATTCCATCTTCAATATCCTTATGTAAAACATTTCGGGTAAAATCTGTAACTGTTTACACATTACCCTAATATCATTTATCAACTGCCTTGCATATCCCATTAATAGCATACTTTCTAATCCATGAAACTGAGAAACTGGCATTATTGAAGAACAATTAAGGACTTTTAAGCAAAGTTTAATCACATAGCAGAAAGAGTGATTCAGTGTCCatactttattaaaatgaacTTCATCTAGGTATGTTATATGTAAATACTCAGTAGATCATAATAGGTAAAATCAGCTACCCCTTCTCTGCAGATGATTTCCACTTCAGAATGAATATCATTCATACAATTATCATAAAGTTTTCCTCTCTTAGTCATCTATCTAGACCTTTTACTATTTccttataatttaataaagaatttcCTTTGATTATACgtaaaaatcacaaaactaatTTCAGTTAATTTTGGATTGTGGAAACCAGCACAAGGAGGAATCATTGTAGTTTCTTTGCCTAAACCTAAAACACAATTAATTTATCAGTGTAGAGCCTTCGCTTCTTACACTATGTTTTATCTCACATTACAATTTTGTCTAGGCTCATTCCAAGCCTGAAATTCAAAATTTCTGGTCACTATAGGATGATCACTCCAAGATGTTCTGCAATTGACACTTCTTAAAAATCAACTGTGGTTGTGGTTGGGTTGTTCTGTGAATACTGTGATCCTCAGAAGCAGTAACTCTGAGGCTACTTGGTGTTGCTTTTCTGCAAACATGtagaattaatattcttttttttttgcgggggggggggtaaggatttttcttttttaaagaaagagagtgaatgagtgagaaagagcacagcaagggggagagaaaggcagacttcccactaagcagggagcctgactcagggctccatctcaggactctggtatcatggcctaaggcagacacttaaccgactgaccctcccaggtgccctagaaataatatttataaatcaaaatataattatctGGTTTTATTTGTTGAcccatttgctttcctttttatttagtatttattttttccacctttctagTATCCAATTCAGAGTTCAGCAAGCAAAGTAATCATGCAAATTTATCAGATTAGtggactgaatttttttcttctaatattatatttattgagaacctaggAATCTAAATCTTGTCTAGGAATTACAAATATTAGAATATGCTTTTTCAGTCTAAAAGGAAGAAGGATAATCTCTTGCAGAAAggtgcttttgtttctttctgggcAATATTCCACTCTTATTCAGTAagatagaattaaatgaaaatattaattaacaGAACCAGTTCTAGAGTTACGCATAAGAGGGCTTGTCAGACTGATCTACGTAAAGAATCTACATAAAGAATACTAGCATCTTAATTGGTTAATTGGTGCTAAtttagaagtagaaaataaagtcatcgaaatagtttttaaagtgtGGTTTAATTTCCACTAAGTATGTTTTTAATACTCTGGTAAAGTATTTCAATGTGATAGGAATTTAAGATAAAATCTGTCAAATCCTGCTTTTtcagctgacttttaaaaatttcatatggAAGGACATTTTTAAACTAGAATTTCAGTTCTTCATCAGACCAAAGTTTTTGACAAATAACTAATCATCTAATATGGCCCAAACCaagactatatacatatataaataatcttagacacttatatatacttatatacatttTCCTGTACCTTCTAGACATCACACCACAGCTACTTTCACTCATCTTTCAGTGTCAAGAGCTCTCTCTTGCCTTAGATATTTCAGCAATATTATTCCAGGCAAGTGTCATGGGAAGTGAAAAACTCATATCTAATATTTTTGCCTAATATCTGTTTCATTGTACTCTTCAGAATGAAAGAGTATGAAAGTGGTGTGTACAACAGGCATTTGGAATTATATAtcaatttgtattttctattttcctttattcctacAACCATGAACAACTGAGAGTTGATTTTctcacaaaaatgttaaaaatccactttttaaagaaaaggttaCATTTTGGTTCATTAATCGTGTATTTTAAACCAACCctgaacttaaaatattttgaaatataccaATCTTTACCTGATTTAAGCACCAGGCAATTTAGTTTAATTTCAAACCAAATTCTGTGGTATTATTAAAATGCCATGGCTGTGTTGACAGAGGAAAGATCTCAAGTCCACcctaaatgttatattttaaagataacacCTAGCAAcagacaaaaaattataaaaaaggtTTCTGTTGTATAAGGGCTGAATGATgaccacaaatatttttttaaacatcaaactATTCCTTTATGCAGAAAATTTCTATTTACAGTCTATTTCCTAAGTGAAGGAGTggttaacttttcttttctcccacagGCAATGTTTGGGCTGTAGATAATTTGAGTTACACAGAGAAATACATTGTGGTATatcaaaaaagaaagtatataggaagaaaatagaaatcaggttacataatttctctttgaaagatattttatgataaaaacaaatggtatttttaatgtcagtttttataatattctttttaggATACCTAATTTAATGTTCATGGACAAATGAAATTTTTTCCTGGTAaaaattttcatggaaatatttttctattaacaGGCCTCCTTGTATCAATCCTCTTTAGACAGAAGCCTGGAAAGACCCACTAGGTAAGAACGTCATTACATTATACAACCAGAATATTCTATACCAGTGGTTTCTTTTTCAATAGGAATACTACTCAGTGAAGTAATAATAATGAAGGTTATGTTATCATGCATTATTATTTGGAGCACCATACTTTatgaagttgttttattttgtttttgtatcattTTCCATTCTCATATtcaaaaatttatgaaaattaagtgaaataattctggATTCCTTTGCCAAGAGattcttcccttctctgtctcctctaaaatcaattttcttttctttaaatgggAATTATAAAATCTAATTTGCAATACTGTTAGATGATACGTATGatagtatatttgaaaaatattataaattactagaaaatttctaaattatactctacatatatttgtttattatacACAAATCAGAAACATTGTTACTGCCAATAAACAAAGGCCTCCTGTGTACCAGACATTCTAGGTACCTAAATATATTTAATCCTTAAGACACCACAATGAGTTAAAGACTATCTTCCCCACTTTATCTCTGCATAAATGAAACTTAGGTCACATCACTTACCAAGTTCACACAGTTCGCAAGGAGCAGAAACAAACTAGAATTGAACCAGAATAACCTGTAACCTCTAGCCCTAACCCTCAAGGAGTCTGCCGAGGTAACTTCTGTTGGTGGACTTTAAATATCACACTTACTTTTTGCATTGTAGAAATTTGGACACAGTTCAATAGCAATAGGGAATAATACAAACTCTCAGCCATATTGTGCCCTCGACAACAAATGTTGATATAACATTAATCTGCTCTTCTATAGATTTTTATCAACATAAGTCAAAAACTTTGTAAATTGGGTCCTTTGCAAATTGGGTTCATGAGTGCCATCCAATGGCATCaatgttactaagaaaaaagCTCCAAGTCCtccttttatatcttttacaTCTATCTATGGTCctaaaatgtttgaattttagAGTTCTAATCTGACCTGAAGACTGCTATAAAGACACACAGACCCTCTTATGACATGATTAGGGACAGCAGAAACAGGTCTAGGAGGAGAAGGACATCCTCTTTAGGAGAACACAGACAAATTCTGAGGTCTGGCCCCATCTCTCTATTTGCAATTTGCAATGTGTGTGTTCCATTCACTCGTTTATGAAATAGGGATAAGCATGGACACCTCACACAGGCTTGCTGTGCAGGCTACGCCAGAGAATAATTTCAGCAAAGCAGATCACGTATTGCTGACTCATGGGAGCTGGTGGTGCTCTTAACTGCTGTTGTTGATGTAATTTTATGTGATGATTTGACAGACGGCATAGTGGGTAGTGCGTATCTCCCATTCCCTGGTGTTTGTCTTAAATGACACTGTATTCAGACCCAGAACGTGATAAAAACTACCTGCCATTGTAGATTGTTGATGCCATTTCATACATCTGGGTGAAAGTCCCCTTTAATAGCTTGCTTGCTGGCCAAATTATTAgtcattcattatttaaataagaaaatattagaattccAGTGTAAGGTTTTCAAGCTCAGAGTAGTAGGAAAAGCCATAGGGAAACCTTGAAGTAAGAGAAATTTGTCTCACCAGAAGTTTTCCTTTTTGGAGTCTTTTCTTCCACTGTGGCATGCCTTCTCTGGATATAGACACATTGTTGGGACTCTTCTTTCTAGAGAAAAGATATGTGACACAAATCACAACATTGAATGGTCAGTCATAACATATCACACTAAAAGGAGaatttttacttgaaaacatGGATTATAAACTTctatccaggggtgcctgggtggctcagtaggttaagcgtctgccttcaactaaGGTCATGGtgtcggggtcctgggatccagcccggaGTCAGagccagactccctgctcagggggagtctgcttcttcctctccctctgcccctcctcccagctcatgcttgatctctctctcttgctctatgtcagataagtaaaatctttttaaaaataaataaataaacctgtacCCACACCAAAACACTGcccatggatgtttatagcagctttattttttttttttttagcagctttatttatgGCTGCCAAAACTTGAAGCAACCAGGCTGCCTTTCAGTAGGTGAATTGATAAACAAACTGGTGcatccatatgatggaatagtacttagcaataaaaagaaacgaGCTATCACACCACCAAAAGACATGGAGATAAGGCAGAAAACAGCCTTAATATAAATGATGGactttaattacatttaataataatgagtCCAGATGGTTCATCAACTAATAAATGTATCACAGTAATAAAAGATGTCACCATAGGAGAAACTGCACCAGGAAagggagtatatgggaactctatTTTCCaatcaatttttctgtaaacctaaaacttctcttaaaaaaacGTACtgtctgtgaatttttttaaagagattattatAAAGAAATCATGTTTAATATCAAGGGCTGAATTCTTCAAACTATAGTTTGGGGGAATAGAGGGTAAGAGTTGTACCGTGATCACTAGCCCATTCCACCAGTCGTCCTGATTCACAGGTGAACCTCCTCCAACACCAGCCTAACTGAAGCTGATTCCTTCTTATAGTTCTGCGAGCATGGCCAGTGACTttaggaaaaggaggaagagcgAGCCTGCAGTGGGGCCGCCCCGGGGCGTGGATCCCAGTGCGAGCAGGACTAGCCCAGGTGGAGCGGACCTCCCAGGACCAAGCACCACCCTGACAAAGTCTTATATCATCAGTTCCTCTCCTTCTTCACCCTCAAGAGCAAAAGGTGAGCAATAATAGATTGACATGTAAGCAGTTTACTAGCTTAATTTTAAACTGAGGGACTCTGGGAGAGCTGGTCCAGGATAACCATCCAGAGACAGCTAGCATTTAAACACAGCATCTTGACTACAACATCATTTCAAAACAATAACCATCTTTTCTCACACAGACTAGGTCAGACTGGTGAGCCACTTGAGGGGCTCCATGGACTCTATCATCTGGTATattcatgctttttttcttccaaatatatcatttttggGGCTTTCTTGGACAAATTCAAAGTATCTAACTTATTGTCAGGCTTTTAAAAGAtcacatttataaatgtttgcATACTGTCAAAAATATTCTAATCTCACTACAACTAGTAAAGTTAATCACGTTTCTAGAACAGGAATTAGAAGTAGTGACAAAGAACACTATTGCCTAaaacactttgatttttttttttaattactttgttcTAGATAAAAATGTGTCTAACCTACTGAAGTTGTGGTTTAGTCACCAGTTCTATATTTTGGTGAACAATCATATAGTTCTGCATGGAACATGGTGTTTGATTCAGATCATTCCACTAGGAAGAACTAACTGGTTTCAAGTCATACTTAGGAAATTTAGGTATCACCACGCCATTTTCCCGTATGACCTGCCTCTCCTCGTTGGAAATTCAGCAAGTTCTGTTGAGAGAGGGCAGAGTCGTTGAAAGACTGCTTAGAGCATTATTGCCATGCTGACCAGAATATTCCCAAAATGGAGGCTGAGGCTTGAACCAGCATCCACAGGTACCCAAGGCTATACAGCTTTTGGGGCCCCACAGCCGCCCCCAGTCTCCTGGGGTTGAAAGAGAACACAGAAGGAATTTGAAGTGTGTGAAGTAGCTGAGCTCTAACAGACGTGTCCACAATATAACACAGAGTCAGCTACACGTATTAACCTAAGTGCTACAAGGGTTGCCATGTGATAATTAAAGCTAAGCGGTAGCTGGTATGTGTGCAGAAGACAGGCAGGTGAGGATGAGTGGACTCCAGGATAGAAGGGAGGCAGGCCCTAGTCGCCTTCCACAGCCCAGTCAATGGTATATACTACCTAGAAGGTTCAGAAGGAGTGAGCCCCTTTTATGACACCTTTCGTCATATTGACAGAGATACTTTTATCACATTCTACTCATTTATGCAAATGAATACCTTAAGATAATAAGTCATGAAATACCATTGATTTATTATGCTTGGATAGcacccaaaaaccaaaatgatTCTGATTAATTTAGATGAATGTTTTTATCCTGGGGAGTGTTAAGTCAACTTTATGTCCCAAATATTACATATCTACCTCATGTGCTTATCTACTTTTGAAAAACGTGGGTAAGATTGTAAGGCAGGAACTATCAATActggtattttctttcattagGTTTCCTCCTAAGAAGGAAATTTCCCATTTAGATGTACTTTGGCCTTTCATTTATTAGCTCACCTAGCGGAGCAAAAGAAAAGAGTGTTTTCAAACATATTCCAAATTTAGGTCAGTTTTAGCTCTCTATTCTcaaattacaaaacattttaaaaaaacaacctccCCAGAAAAAAGCAAGATGGATTTATCTCTGATGCATGTTTTATATTATATCCAGTTATCCTTATGAGAACCTGCCTCGTAAAAGGTTGAAAATGGAGcaattaaaaaggtaaattcaTTTAGGTAAAGAggctcttagttttttttttttctcagaaaaatagtAGCGGCAGTAGTTCACAGCATCTTGGTTTTGCgattttggaaaatactttgtCTCACTGCTTTTTCTGACTAATGCccatgaaaaattatttgatacaGTTATGGAAGTggtatttaaatgcaaatttataaATTACTCTTTACCTCTTTATCATTATAAACCAAATGAGACTCAAATCCTGACCCTGTTAAGTTGATTAATTCTATCTCACTTTTGGCCTTAATTCTTAAACCTTTCAGTTACCACCAGGTCATGCTATTAACTTTCAAGGTACTATTAATAGTGCTTTTGGCATACCACGTTTGCCGAAAGATGTGTGAACACAATAAAAATAGGTCTATTAGCTACGCTAATTACTTCTTATATGTGGTTTTGTTAACTCTAAAATCTGCAAAGCTACCTTCATTGAAAAAGTATTACCTGGCTTTAGAATTAGGCTTCCTTTCTCTAAAGTTGAAGCTGCACGTATAACAATCAGTGTCTAGAACAAATCACGCTAActgctttctctttgctttgctGTCTGATGCTAAATGACATGCTCTCCTCTTTGTGAACCTTTTAACTTCTCCAAATGTCTCTCTTCCACCACGCTGCCCTGGATTAAAAGGTGGGGATGATATATGTCCATCCCTTTATGGTTACTCAGGGCTCAACGGCAACCCCTCCAATGAGTTAGATTACTGTAACACTTACAGACAGCATTTGGATGTCCCTCGTGACTCCCAGAGGGCCATTACTTTCAAGAATGGCTGGCAAATGGCCCGACAAAATGCAGAGATCTGGAGCAGCACTGAAGAAACTGTCTCCCCCAAAATCAAATCCCGTAGTTGCGATGATCTCCTAAATGATGACTGTGATAGCTTCCCTGACCCAAAAACCAAGTCAGAAAGTATGGGTTCTCTGTTATGTGAAGAGGATTCCAAAGAGAGCTGCCCCATAACATGGGCTTCATCCTACATCCAGGAGGGTCGCAATAATGGCAGATCAAGGCTCCGGCACAGGTCAGCCCATGACGCTCCAGGGTTCCTAAAAATGTACAAGAAAATGCACCGCATTAACCGCAAGGATTTGATGAATTCAGAGGTAATTTGCTCCGTAAAGTCAAGAATAATGCAGTATGAAAAGGAGCAGCAACACAAGGGCCTGCTCCATGGATGGAGCCAGTCTTCCACTGAGGAGGTGCCCAGGGACATGGTCCCGACCCGCATTTCAGAATTTGAAAAGTTGATTCAAAAGTCAAAGTCCATGCCCAATTTAGGAGATGAGATGTTGTCTCCCATAACCCTAGAACCTCCACAAAACGGTTTGTGTCCCAAAAGGCGATTCTCCATTGAGTCTTTGCTGGAGGAAGAAAGTCAAAGTAGACACCCTTCTCATGTACAACGAAGCTACAAGCCTAAAACCGTCGTGCCAATTCATATTGAAGTCACCAGTGATGAGCAACCGAGAACTCATATGGAGTTTTCTGATAGTGACCAAGACGGAGTTGTGTCCGACCACAGTGATTACATTCACGTGGAAGGATCATCCTTTTGCAGTGAGAGTGATTTTGATCACTTTTCTTTCACATCCTCTGAAAGTTTTTATGGATCcagccaccatcaccaccaccatcaccaccaccatcaccggCACCTCATCAGCTCCTGCAAAGGCAGATGCCCTGCCTCCTACACTCGATTTACCACAATGCTAAAACATGAAAGAGCCAAACATGAAAACTCTGAAGAGCCCAGGAGACAGGAAATGGACCCTGGCCTTTCTAAACTTGCATTTCTAGTCAGTCCCGTGCCTTTCCGCAGGAAAAAAAATTCGACCCCCAAAAAACAGACTGAGAAGGCAAAATGTAAAGCATCTGTGTTTGAGGCCCTAGACTCTGCCCTTAAAGACATCTGTGACCAAATTAAAGCTGAAAAGAGAAGGGGAAGTTTACCAGACAACAGTATACTGCACCGTCTTATCAGTGAACTGCTGCCAGATATTCCAGAGAGGAACTCATCACTCAAAGCTCTAAAAAGGAGCCCCATGCACCAGCCTTTCCACCCACTGCCTCCAGATGGTGCTATTCATTGCCCATTGTACCAGAACGACTGTGGGAGAATGCCTCACAGTGCCTCTTTCCCAGATGTGGACACCGCCTCCAACTACCACCACCAAGACCATGAGAGTATGCAGAGTCTCCAAGGTGGatgaacttttctttctttttccttgtggTTCAGACACCCACCATCCAGCTCTTTCACTTTCCATCCCTACATCTCATCATTCCTACACTGTGAGACCACTTGGCATCGTCATGTGTTTTGAAGCAAATGCTTGTTGTGCAAACATGTCTCACTGAATAGTCTCATTTGCCCATGTGATATTCGGACTCGATGTGTGGCTTAAAGTGACCACCAATTCACAAAAATTTGCTCATtcaaaatcaaaagggaaaacCATCTTGTAGCTGAATGTTAGGGCTGGCACAACTTATATCAAGAGCACAAATTAAactcattttaaccatttaaaaggATTTCGAGTCAGAGACCATGATTGAGTATCAGTATCCTTAAGAGACTGACaactctttttttgttgtaaaatgaatcaaaatgagaaatttaacaaatagtttttcccttgtttttatattaacattataaAGTTATATTCACTCAATAAATCATTTGCTTACATTCAATATAAAGATACTGCATTAAAACACTCAGGAAGCAAAACTGAAGTGTATAATGTAGTAATtggtggaaaatgaaaaaagaataggatttgtttaaattcatttaaaggaCACGATGGAATAAAATTTTTGTGAACGTATCTTTAAGCTATATATACAGAAAT is a window of Vulpes vulpes isolate BD-2025 chromosome 7, VulVul3, whole genome shotgun sequence DNA encoding:
- the SORBS2 gene encoding sorbin and SH3 domain-containing protein 2 isoform X14 is translated as MRAAASLQTVDRPKDWYKTMFKQIHMVHKPGLYNSPYSAQSHPAAKTQTYRPLSKSHSDNGTDVFKDASSPVPPPHVPPPVPPLRPRDRSSTEKHDWDPPDRKVDTRKFRSEPRSIFEYEPGKSSILQHERPASLYQSSLDRSLERPTSSASMASDFRKRRKSEPAVGPPRGVDPSASRTSPGGADLPGPSTTLTKSYIISSSPSSPSRAKGGDDICPSLYGYSGLNGNPSNELDYCNTYRQHLDVPRDSQRAITFKNGWQMARQNAEIWSSTEETVSPKIKSRSCDDLLNDDCDSFPDPKTKSESMGSLLCEEDSKESCPITWASSYIQEGRNNGRSRLRHRSAHDAPGFLKMYKKMHRINRKDLMNSEVICSVKSRIMQYEKEQQHKGLLHGWSQSSTEEVPRDMVPTRISEFEKLIQKSKSMPNLGDEMLSPITLEPPQNGLCPKRRFSIESLLEEESQSRHPSHVQRSYKPKTVVPIHIEVTSDEQPRTHMEFSDSDQDGVVSDHSDYIHVEGSSFCSESDFDHFSFTSSESFYGSSHHHHHHHHHHHRHLISSCKGRCPASYTRFTTMLKHERAKHENSEEPRRQEMDPGLSKLAFLVSPVPFRRKKNSTPKKQTEKAKCKASVFEALDSALKDICDQIKAEKRRGSLPDNSILHRLISELLPDIPERNSSLKALKRSPMHQPFHPLPPDGAIHCPLYQNDCGRMPHSASFPDVDTASNYHHQDHESMQSLQDHESPRSYASTMSDLGRSVPRDRRGTPEKEKLPAKAVYDFKAQTSKELSFKKGDTVYILRKIDQNWYEGEHHGRVGIFPISYVEKLTPPEKAQPARPPPPAQPGEIGEAMAKYNFSADTNVELSLRKGDRVILLKRVDQNWYEGKIPGTSRQGIFPVSYVEVIKKNTTKGAENYPDPPIPHSYSSDRIHSLSSNKPQRPVFTHENIQGGGEPFQALYNYTPRNEDELELRESDVIDVMEKCDDGWFVGTSRRTKFFGTFPGNYVKRL
- the SORBS2 gene encoding sorbin and SH3 domain-containing protein 2 isoform X8; the protein is MNTDSGGCARKRAAMSVTLTSVKRVQSSPNLLAAGRDSQSPDSAKGFRSVRPNLQEKKSPTQSQITVNGNSGGAVSPMSYYQRPFSPSAYSLPGSLNSSIIMQHGRSLDSTEAYPQHAQSLDGTMGSSIPLYRSSEEEKRVTVIKAPHYPGIGPVDESGIPTAIRTTVDRPKDWYKTMFKQIHMVHKPGLYNSPYSAQSHPAAKTQTYRPLSKSHSDNGTDVFKDASSPVPPPHVPPPVPPLRPRDRSSTEKHDWDPPDRKVDTRKFRSEPRSIFEYEPGKSSILQHERPASLYQSSLDRSLERPTSSASMASDFRKRRKSEPAVGPPRGVDPSASRTSPGGADLPGPSTTLTKSYIISSSPSSPSRAKGGDDICPSLYGYSGLNGNPSNELDYCNTYRQHLDVPRDSQRAITFKNGWQMARQNAEIWSSTEETVSPKIKSRSCDDLLNDDCDSFPDPKTKSESMGSLLCEEDSKESCPITWASSYIQEGRNNGRSRLRHRSAHDAPGFLKMYKKMHRINRKDLMNSEVICSVKSRIMQYEKEQQHKGLLHGWSQSSTEEVPRDMVPTRISEFEKLIQKSKSMPNLGDEMLSPITLEPPQNGLCPKRRFSIESLLEEESQSRHPSHVQRSYKPKTVVPIHIEVTSDEQPRTHMEFSDSDQDGVVSDHSDYIHVEGSSFCSESDFDHFSFTSSESFYGSSHHHHHHHHHHHRHLISSCKGRCPASYTRFTTMLKHERAKHENSEEPRRQEMDPGLSKLAFLVSPVPFRRKKNSTPKKQTEKAKCKASVFEALDSALKDICDQIKAEKRRGSLPDNSILHRLISELLPDIPERNSSLKALKRSPMHQPFHPLPPDGAIHCPLYQNDCGRMPHSASFPDVDTASNYHHQDHESMQSLQDHESPRSYASTMSDLGRSVPRDRRGTPEKEKLPAKAVYDFKAQTSKELSFKKGDTVYILRKIDQNWYEGEHHGRVGIFPISYVEKLTPPEKAQPARPPPPAQPGEIGEAMAKYNFSADTNVELSLRKGDRVILLKRVDQNWYEGKIPGTSRQGIFPVSYVEVIKKNTTKGAENYPDPPIPHSYSSDRIHSLSSNKPQRPVFTHENIQGGGEPFQALYNYTPRNEDELELRESDVIDVMEKCDDGWFVGTSRRTKFFGTFPGNYVKRL
- the SORBS2 gene encoding sorbin and SH3 domain-containing protein 2 isoform X13, yielding MRAAASLQTVDRPKDWYKTMFKQIHMVHKPDDDTDMYNTPYTYNAGLYNSPYSAQSHPAAKTQTYRPLSKSHSDNGTDVFKDASSPVPPPHVPPPVPPLRPRDRSSTEKHDWDPPDRKVDTRKFRSEPRSIFEYEPGKSSILQHERPASLYQSSLDRSLERPTSSASMASDFRKRRKSEPAVGPPRGVDPSASRTSPGGADLPGPSTTLTKSYIISSSPSSPSRAKGGDDICPSLYGYSGLNGNPSNELDYCNTYRQHLDVPRDSQRAITFKNGWQMARQNAEIWSSTEETVSPKIKSRSCDDLLNDDCDSFPDPKTKSESMGSLLCEEDSKESCPITWASSYIQEGRNNGRSRLRHRSAHDAPGFLKMYKKMHRINRKDLMNSEVICSVKSRIMQYEKEQQHKGLLHGWSQSSTEEVPRDMVPTRISEFEKLIQKSKSMPNLGDEMLSPITLEPPQNGLCPKRRFSIESLLEEESQSRHPSHVQRSYKPKTVVPIHIEVTSDEQPRTHMEFSDSDQDGVVSDHSDYIHVEGSSFCSESDFDHFSFTSSESFYGSSHHHHHHHHHHHRHLISSCKGRCPASYTRFTTMLKHERAKHENSEEPRRQEMDPGLSKLAFLVSPVPFRRKKNSTPKKQTEKAKCKASVFEALDSALKDICDQIKAEKRRGSLPDNSILHRLISELLPDIPERNSSLKALKRSPMHQPFHPLPPDGAIHCPLYQNDCGRMPHSASFPDVDTASNYHHQDHESMQSLQDHESPRSYASTMSDLGRSVPRDRRGTPEKEKLPAKAVYDFKAQTSKELSFKKGDTVYILRKIDQNWYEGEHHGRVGIFPISYVEKLTPPEKAQPARPPPPAQPGEIGEAMAKYNFSADTNVELSLRKGDRVILLKRVDQNWYEGKIPGTSRQGIFPVSYVEVIKKNTTKGAENYPDPPIPHSYSSDRIHSLSSNKPQRPVFTHENIQGGGEPFQALYNYTPRNEDELELRESDVIDVMEKCDDGWFVGTSRRTKFFGTFPGNYVKRL
- the SORBS2 gene encoding sorbin and SH3 domain-containing protein 2 isoform X9; translation: MNTGRDSQSPDSAKGFRSVRPNLQEKKSPTQSQITVNGNSGGAVSPMSYYQRPFSPSAYSLPGSLNSSIIMQHGRSLDSTEAYPQHAQSLDGTMGSSIPLYRSSEEEKRVTVIKAPHYPGIGPVDESGIPTAIRTTVDRPKDWYKTMFKQIHMVHKPDDDTDMYNTPYTYNAGLYNSPYSAQSHPAAKTQTYRPLSKSHSDNGTDVFKDASSPVPPPHVPPPVPPLRPRDRSSTEKHDWDPPDRKVDTRKFRSEPRSIFEYEPGKSSILQHERPASLYQSSLDRSLERPTSSASMASDFRKRRKSEPAVGPPRGVDPSASRTSPGGADLPGPSTTLTKSYIISSSPSSPSRAKGGDDICPSLYGYSGLNGNPSNELDYCNTYRQHLDVPRDSQRAITFKNGWQMARQNAEIWSSTEETVSPKIKSRSCDDLLNDDCDSFPDPKTKSESMGSLLCEEDSKESCPITWASSYIQEGRNNGRSRLRHRSAHDAPGFLKMYKKMHRINRKDLMNSEVICSVKSRIMQYEKEQQHKGLLHGWSQSSTEEVPRDMVPTRISEFEKLIQKSKSMPNLGDEMLSPITLEPPQNGLCPKRRFSIESLLEEESQSRHPSHVQRSYKPKTVVPIHIEVTSDEQPRTHMEFSDSDQDGVVSDHSDYIHVEGSSFCSESDFDHFSFTSSESFYGSSHHHHHHHHHHHRHLISSCKGRCPASYTRFTTMLKHERAKHENSEEPRRQEMDPGLSKLAFLVSPVPFRRKKNSTPKKQTEKAKCKASVFEALDSALKDICDQIKAEKRRGSLPDNSILHRLISELLPDIPERNSSLKALKRSPMHQPFHPLPPDGAIHCPLYQNDCGRMPHSASFPDVDTASNYHHQDHESMQSLQDHESPRSYASTMSDLGRSVPRDRRGTPEKEKLPAKAVYDFKAQTSKELSFKKGDTVYILRKIDQNWYEGEHHGRVGIFPISYVEKLTPPEKAQPARPPPPAQPGEIGEAMAKYNFSADTNVELSLRKGDRVILLKRVDQNWYEGKIPGTSRQGIFPVSYVEVIKKNTTKGAENYPDPPIPHSYSSDRIHSLSSNKPQRPVFTHENIQGGGEPFQALYNYTPRNEDELELRESDVIDVMEKCDDGWFVGTSRRTKFFGTFPGNYVKRL